The stretch of DNA aagagaaaaaaaaaattttggtgaagACAATGGTCTTTCAAcaagctcttgataccatattgAGATTACAACTCAGTATGAAAATCAATTGCTCgatagaaaaagagaaaatctcTGCTATGATTTTCTTGCTTCTGTAATGTGGGTATTTGCCTGAGTGTTGGttttgattgtgcatgtgttgaTGCATTCTTCTTCTTGGGTGACTGCTTGTGCACttgctttattttcttccttaataCTTACGGACTCAACCACTTGAAGCTCAAGCAAAGACCACAAATCGTCGAAGACGACAATGCAAGAGAAGCACCAACAACACCAATGAAGACCATAAATCGCCGAAGGAAACCAGAGTCGAGACCACGAATCGCAAGACGTGCAGGAGAATGAAGCAAGAATCGGaactctatttttcattttttttttaattaatagcaaCTACCACGTCATCAATCCACATCATCTGACTGCACCGCAACTGTAGCTGGCGACTATACGTAGCggaactattaatatatattaatcaattctgctacaggtacccggcGTTGGGTACCTGTTGCGGAATCAGCTGACGTGGTGGATATCACATCATccgatattatttaaataaataaattaaaattaaaaaaattaaaaaattaaataaaaaatgaaaaagaaagaaagcaagctGGAAGCATTCGTTGTTTAGGACGCAATAACACCAACGCCTCCATTCATCTCCACTTTCCGTTCTTTATCTTTTCCCACAATCACTCAGCAGCCAAACGAGAAACTAAACAAAGAAATCTCCAAAGACAAAGGgccaaagaaagagaaaggaaagacaTAAAACGCATACCTGATCAGAGAAGGGAAAGTGCAATGTTTTGCGAAAAGCTCTTTTTTCCAGTTATTTTTCATCGTGGATCGCAATGGCTTTTGTGGGGAAGTGGATTAAACAAAGTCAACTTCAGAAGCAAAAGCAAATGAAACTGGAGCTACTAAAAAAAGACTTCCTTTAAAGATCTTTGTATGTCCCCCCCTCTGGGCTTGAAGAAAGTCTCTTTCCCCGCTTTCTTTGTTCTCTGATTTTCGATTATTACATGGAGAAGAACCTGTCTTCATGTTTCGTCCCTCTGGTCGTCTGTGGAGAAGCTTGCTTCCGAAGTCAAATATGTGGGTATATGAAAGAGAGTGTTGCGTTTCAAatgagaagatgaagatgagaagaaaatagGAAGATTATGAGAAGAAGAGATATATCCGAATTTGAATGAAACGCCCCATTTCATTTTTACACGTGGATGGACGTGTACGCGGGAGGTTCCCAACACCGAGTGCGAGTAGAGTTTTTCAATATGAAGTAAGAATTGATAATTAATtgtataaatacatgtataagTGTGTGAATTTGTCTCATTCCTATgcgcgtgtgtatatatacatatataaaataattgataatatataaaatgaatataagtTGGATCCCATAAAAAGAGAGGTTGTGATATATAATAGGAAAAATATTGGGAGCAGCCACTTTTACACACCTTACGTGGCATCATCCAAACCACACATCTCTCAAATTAACCACACAATgacctatatataatttgtattatatatatttacatttatatattatcaaatttatatatatatatatatatatatatatatatatatctaagtatatatatatatatatatatatatatatatatatatatatatagtttcaacggcattttatatatatagagcctTGAAGAGGATTTATATATAGAGcccagtttatgaatttatatatgAGATCCTACgagatatatgtatttatatatatatatatatatatatatatatagtttctgtgatttatatatagagacatttatggattatatatattcttagtaTGTTTAAGTGACAGACCCACATATAGAGATCCAGAGAGAgtcccttatatatatatatatatatatagaacatatAGTGAGCAGAAAAGTAGCTGCTTCCATGCATGCAAATGCTACCCGCCTCCTGCACAATACCCCAGACGTACTGTCACAAAAAAACCCCACAAACTTGAGTTAAAATACACCCAAAAGAAGCAaaggcacaaaaaaaaaaaagtttacagagtttgaaataaaaactagttttcaaattaaaagataattaaattgaagttgagttttctttttaggccccgtttggatgttagaACGTACTGAGTTtgaatctaacattcaaacactcaaCTCCCAAATCATTAAACATTActtaactcaaaacctctttacacataagacatttttcaactcaacacctctatACACATATGACTCagaacatttttcaactttctataaataaatataaacttatattaatatctaaatacatctaaatttatcttaagtGGGTCCTATAAAATTCAttccatcatctcaactcactactattcataaacaacctaactcatttcaactcagctcaacatctaaacagaACCATATGTAAAACAGTAGTTATCCAAACATGATAACGTCTTTTTAGAGCATACGGATGTGTATGCCTAAAGCTTTTAATTAcctaaaatttagtttttttttttttaattcctctcCATCCAATTGCCTATTTTAGGAGAAGGTTTTAGGATTTGAACAGTAACTCTCTAAATAAGGAGAGTTACTATTCATCCATAAATTAgtaaatacaaatttttattctaaccaacaaaataaattattttttcaattatctacaCTTTCTatcatactcatatttgttatagttaaaatttgaaaaaaaatgtcaccATTGAGatgatccttttttttaaaaaaaaaattaaccatttgtaaaaatatgcttttttttttctaaatattatttttacaaagcattgattttaaaaatattatcgtttAAAGAAACAAGTAGTTTAAAAGAATCgttacaaatgaaaaataaaaaacatgggtacaaaaaataattaaataattataaaaatgtgaaaaaaaataagttaaaaaattttcttctgcTCTTTTcctgaaagataaaaaaaatgagaaattatagaTTCAGTCGCTCGGGATAAATGTCGTGTAAGCGGCTGCTGATGTGGATTCATTTAAttgaaacgcaccgtttcaatttcagaaatttccctcaaatttttttcctcattgcAACGCACCGTTTCGTTTCAATTCCACAGCCTTCTCTAAAAAGATTTTTCCTTCCTCATTCCCACCCTATGCGTTTCCTCTCCTCGGTTTAGAACTCCCTCTCTCAATCCTTCCACGATTACCTTTCTGTCGAAGACGGTGATTCCATCCCCTCGAAGCGCCTTCGTCGAGGATGGTACGTCCCTCCCCTCGAAGCCGTCGCCCTCCCTCCCTCAGTGTCGTGATGGTTCTCTGTGTAGGTATTGtgggtatttatatttttccattcGTTGGGTCTAAAGTGCTTTGTGTTCTCTCTAATTTCACTCCATTTCAAGATTAAGCCAATCAAATCTTTGGATGTGAGagtttattgttgttgttgttgggtttGGGAATTAATCGTTGGTGGAAAAGAAAGGAGTTGAAGTAGTTCAAAAGATGTAACCTACCGGATCGTGAAGGATTTGGGTGTTGGTATTTGCTTCTTGATCTATAAATACGGAGTACAGGGAAATAGCTAGAgcaaaagtcaacaacttactTGAAAAAGTATAACATTTTGCTCTCATATGATGATAATTGATGTTTCAGCTCTAAATGCAAGTTCTAAGAGCATAGAAGCAAACATTGCCGCAAGAACTCTTTCTAGTGACATCCATCCTCAGTCTGGTTCTTTTCAGTGTTGTTTGTTCTATGTTGGGTTTTCTAcgttcttgtttatttttttattgtatttttcaaataaaatattttggaatatgaCAGGTTTTTGAATGCTATGTTATGGAGTATTATGTGGACAATAAGTCGATGCTCTGAATTACAAAGGAATGAAGGCAGCATGGTAATGTGCTGGATATTGAATTCTATGGATTAATATGCCTATTCTTTGTTGCTTTCTCGGCAACAGAGAGTAGAACAAAAAAGTACATACCTCGGACGAACCCGTTTCGTATAGATGAAAACAACAGTAGAACTGTAGAAGAATGAACTAAAAGAAATTCCTTAGCCAAACTaatgaagagaaaagaaaaatgaaaaaaagtagagcTTTTCTAGATTATTCTCGGATGCTTGAAAACAgattatattttcctttcagCGATAGAGAGAGTGAGTCTCTTCTGGTAGTTGTGTTGCAGTTGTCAAACGGTCATGGAACTAAAGaccaaagagagagaaagagagaggagcgGACAATAGTGGTGTTCTACTGTTGATGAAGATGAGACCCACGAAGATCACCAAAATGCTCTCTTGAAGTTCATTTATCCACATTGAGAGACCCCTTCCTTTGAAGACTAAGAGCTCGTGCACTTGTTGTAACTTTATTTCTTTCAGATGAttagcttttttcttttatttttgtttgtttttcgtttttttttcctaagtgGCAGGCTAATGTGGCAGGCGACTCCTCCACCGTTGTAACTTCCAACTGTAcgtagaagaattaaaaaataaataaaataattaaagatatacaaataaatgagtagaaaatttaataaataaaataaaatattattttaataaaataaaaaattacacgtATGAAGTTAtgaaaagatgaataaaatttaaaaaaaatataatttttaactaaaatttgagaaaaaatttaactaaaatgaTCTTATCTGCATGAACGAATCCTTTGACAAAGAACAAGTTGGACTTGGGTCCCAAATTCACGTGCCTCCTCCACTTATTTTCTCCCCCCTTTCTTTAGCATTTTCTGCATTCATTAATTTTCCCGTATTTGTTGACTGTCGTTACAAAACCAAATCCGAAGtcgaaagaaagaggaaaagcgGAAATAAAATAGCGGTGACTGCTGAGACTCTCACCTCCCTATGGCCGACCCATGCAACCCTTCTTTCCTCCTTTACATCCCAACCAAATCTACTTGATTTGCATCAAACTTTTTCAGGTTCCAGATTCCATGGCTCTCCTTCGCCGTTACAGTTCCTCGTAACGGCCTTGGGAAGAAGCAGAGAGAAAGAAAGCACATTATCTGAATCTTGTACCCGACGATCTCACATATCGGATCTTAAAGCTTTTAACTTTACTTTCACTGAATAGCCAAACAAACAGTGAATCTTAAAGCAAGCAAAATCTGTGTGCAGCGATACAGATACAGCAAAAGCCAGCAAGCTAGAGAGCAGAGATCCTCCTAAAAGCAAAAGCTGTAGAGTCGAGGCTGAACAAGGGAGGTAGAAAAATGGGGTTCACCATGAGTCTGAATCTACTACTTCTCGTAGCCATGGTGGCCACCAACATCCTCTCCCTCTACCATCTCTCCTCCACTATTCAAACCTCTGGGAAACCCCCAGCTCCGCCTCCTGTCCCTGACCGACTTCTTCACCAGCTCAACACCATACGCGCCACCATCAACCGCCTCACCCGCCTCCAACCCACCCCCAATCCTGCCACCAAAGCCGCCGCCGGCACCGCCACCATACCATCGGATCTCCTCCTCTACTCCCTCCTCTCTCCCATCGCCACCTCCTGCCACTACCACCCAGACCTCCTCCACCGATATATGAATTATACCCCATTCTCTCTCTGCCCCCAGGACTCCGACGGGGTGGCCGAGTCCCTCATCCTGCGTGGCTGCCATCCACTCCCTCGCCGCCGGTGCTTCTCcaaaaccccaccaaaacccaCCTCGTCTCTTTCCCACGACCCGTTCTCTCCTTCGCTACCGGATCAAAACGTTGTGTGGGATAAATACACTTGCAAAAGCTTCAACTGCCTCGTTCGCTCTTACCCAAACCTGGGTTTCAACCTCTCTGCGGAAGCCACCCGATTGATGAGCTACAGGGACGACCTCGACCTCCCGATCCCACAACTGTTACAGATTGCCAAGGCGGCTAATTCTGTGCTTCGTCTCGGCCTCGACATTGGTGGCGGGACTGGGACTTTCGCGGCGCGGATGAAGCTCTACAATGTGACTGTGGTGACAACGACGATGAACCTCGGCGCTCCGTACAACGAAGCGGTGGCTCTGAGAGGCCTGGTTCCGCTGCACGTGCCGCTGCAGCAGCGGTTTCCGGTGTTCGACGGGGTGGTGGATCTCGTGCGTTGCGGCCACGCCGTGAATAGGTGGATACCGTTGACGGCGATGGAGTTCATGCTTTACGACGTGGATAGAGTGTTGAGGGGTGGAGGGTACCTGTGGCTGGATCATTTCTTTAGCAAAGGGGTGGATCTTGACAAGCTTTATGCGCCGTTGATTGGGAAATTGGGGTACAAGAAGGTGAAGTGGGCGACGGGGATCAAGGCCAATTCGAAGAACGGGGACGTTTACTTGACTGCGCTTTTGCAGAAGCCTGTGTCCAAATGAAGGGGGAGTTTGAGGTAAGGTAGAGAAAATTTTCTGTGTTGTATGCAAAATGTCAGAATTTTATAGTGCTTTAGAACTTGGGTGGAGTTTGCTGTGCATTTAGAATTAGGTTGCAGTATGTTAAATATAAGTTGGTCGGATCCAGCATTTGTTGGTGCTACTTTCAATGTGAGTATGCTCGGTTTTTTGGTGAGAGGACAATTGAGTGTAAAGGGTGTTGCTTATGCGTTAGTTGGAAAAAAGTTGAATCCGGTTGGTGAAGGCAAGGAATTTGTTGCTCTTTCTGATAGCATAGGAGAGAATTTGGttgcttattatatttatatttatgtctttGAGGCTCTGCCAATTCCaattgattttgatgagatATTGTCCACAGCACAGATCTGTCTTGTACTTTTGTTTGCTAAAGTATGGCTGCAATATCATCGAATTATTTCAGTGTTTCTGGAGGTAGATATTGCCTTAAATTCACAAACTTATTGTCATTTTGGCACTCTCTTTTGATGTGCCCAAGTTCAACAATCAGAATCCGCATCTACGTAACTGTTCTGgaaccgttttttttttttttttaataagtaaaaagaaTCGAGTTTCTTGAGCCCTAGATCAGTAACCTTTTCACCCGAGTCCTGCTATGGCTGTGATATCGTCACTAGTTTTCTTGAGATCTCTACTGTATACAGGTATAATCTTCCCTTCTAGAGTGAATGAGTTTTCCTGAGAAGTGAACCTTTGTTTTTGGGCTGTGCAATGGATTCTGGT from Juglans regia cultivar Chandler chromosome 4, Walnut 2.0, whole genome shotgun sequence encodes:
- the LOC108990260 gene encoding uncharacterized protein LOC108990260, which translates into the protein MGFTMSLNLLLLVAMVATNILSLYHLSSTIQTSGKPPAPPPVPDRLLHQLNTIRATINRLTRLQPTPNPATKAAAGTATIPSDLLLYSLLSPIATSCHYHPDLLHRYMNYTPFSLCPQDSDGVAESLILRGCHPLPRRRCFSKTPPKPTSSLSHDPFSPSLPDQNVVWDKYTCKSFNCLVRSYPNLGFNLSAEATRLMSYRDDLDLPIPQLLQIAKAANSVLRLGLDIGGGTGTFAARMKLYNVTVVTTTMNLGAPYNEAVALRGLVPLHVPLQQRFPVFDGVVDLVRCGHAVNRWIPLTAMEFMLYDVDRVLRGGGYLWLDHFFSKGVDLDKLYAPLIGKLGYKKVKWATGIKANSKNGDVYLTALLQKPVSK